One window from the genome of Gadus macrocephalus chromosome 7, ASM3116895v1 encodes:
- the LOC132460795 gene encoding titin homolog isoform X10 has product MFSLCKPQPLLPFLILHHSIIDLSSIRPFTHPSFIHPLVPPSVHRPPVGVRGAVRPVSGPPSPALHARPPLPITPCPSPRRSRHALSSVQPAAPPTGGPAPQPSPRSKHKPPAASAPPADASPASGPASSTASNRLSTLCSDVTAALAAAPLASAASSLSFPSTAPPPSPTSPSPKTSTVAAPCLPQPTAAHQGNAPPSTGTAPPPAASATGPHHLPGYRPPSSSTSTSTSGPQLWAPPPGPAVPPPPRPTSTPQPPPPLSSLSRPKAPQSSEIASAPPLSRSLSQPPSLPSIFQPSPGTASVPSQQCPREVQSGSAVEQISVHAHVFRPHVVRTVARPSSPSPYNTNTPPPERTGTNRAAAVQNKPSSGPGGQEAWPGSDTTVPPATLSLIGGEIHPIPLLSSPDLDALCDPEAPPLSASLPPRTTSRSTSLLGSSPFSLTSSQLPVSAPAPPTAAPPLRSWQPGWAPPSTQVDKNTNPFAMEATRAGPDPRESEPQRTKADTRAANQSVTQALQPSQTIVEEDEEDPKTSSSGQVVSELIVAPPPPWPFASTESSTPQQPSTNVLAAFITPKKNKEQAASKKHNHKPSEYSKPPLAEPEADFDDIMLDSLTRSGPSGGLFLEEEGSKRDTVKRCPPGTKLKAAEGHPPSETHASQEERRRMQEVQKKKEEEERLKKQKEEDRQRAREQEETEMEEEKKRRTLEEEERRALEGAEERRALEEAEERRALEEKRRVLKEEEKKRALEEEKKRALEEEKKRALEEEKRRALEEEKKRALEAEKRRALEEEKKRALEEEKKRALEEEKKRALEEEKRRALEEEKKRALEEEKRRALEEEKRRALEEEKRRALEEEKRRALEVEKKRALDEEKKRRALEEEEKKRALEEEKNRALEEEKKRALEEEKKRALEEEKRRALDEEKKRRALEEEKKKRALEEEKRRVLKEEEKKRALEEEKKRALEEEKRIALEEEKRRALEEEKRRALEEEKKRRALEEVEKKRALDEEKKRRALEEEEKKRALEEEKKKALEEEKKRALEEEKKKRALEEEKKRRALEEEEKRKALEEEKKRALMEEEKMRELEEEKRRLRAEEDRERSEMERRRKEEERLLQEKQEKQRLKQMEEKKRREEEAARRKRDEERILLEKKEQEECKREKERRVEKDRLLKEMKAEEEEGKRREQEKKKRLLEVEEERKRMEEKRLKEEKEKEEMRGREEKQRLKEEQRKQELERLLKEEKEMEEKRKREGEERISIAKEEEEQQRLLKEEETRTRQKEEKMRLEKQRVEEERKRREEEIKKRILKSEETRKRREEETKKRLVEAEEDRKRMEEKRLKELTEKEERKQERERLLKEEKEREEQERKQREEERRAQEEEKQRLLKEGERRKREEEEKQRLLKEAERMKREEEEKQRLLKEAERMKREEEEKQRLLKEEERMKREEKERLLKEAERMKREEEEEKQRLLKEEERMKREEKEKQRLLKEAERRKREEEEKERLLKEEERMKREEKERLLKEAERRKREEEEKQRLLKEEERIKREEKERLLKEAERRKREEEEKQRLLKEAERMKREEEEKERLLKEEERMKREEKERLLKEAERRKREEEEKERLLKEAERMKREEEEKERLLKEAEMMKREEEEKERLLKEAERRKREEEEKLLKEAERRKREEEEKQRLLKEAERMKREVEEKERLLKEAERMKREEEAKRVEKRRIEEERKRLELKERERIATEEKLLAEQREKEARQVEERQQVKEAKEREDRKAREESKMKEEEQEKKRMAEEERKKEEAEKRIRQEHQEKGRRQRDEDEESKNPPAPLSRVAINRSDEEKEKMRMIAGSKSTPGISKIPNTNTQQAEDKTSNLLPEARPVWAGMDAHERSPKEDATQRDKVQDLQPITAKEPDAIPSSAKPCPPPVTEPPRGPQAPPAIKPCPPTAAPQNETPTDGVMADPRPSSANQKPAPEKEGPLWAALEEAGDSGGGGGREDGSDAVDGGVDKCVNREEVCEAGQQPEASVGLMSAVVRVFYRGFESVASILHSHDARQPCSSPDGPPALRAPEGHGVALLSISDLPSVSETDTSPLSLPEVDIMPPAAFGDIIKGQPIGGEKQPKVELSLAVNSTGKSPNQGMETSGLVARLRLAASEAEREREEREIEGRKEKEEEGKGEEGERAVFGTKEKMQETEQSQGWLEIGGKERQHMKGGREESQQVRKEEHDEDQTKRGRHRGEEREGGRGKLERQGNEGTMFSSVSLKHNSQSGACPPLKEVEFEEIAHEERLDTDKSKDRSGPKSLTKTDLKDTGSAGKRDQVPEEGKPKVQRPDGASHVSADEACEVPPPKLAKRANSALQAVPVWMREEDSEELEYETGQEDIGTVWSAELYMEGGGVADLSVTQAAPGGSAGPPPTVIPQPLLHGSAVNQPKAFRESVSLKIQALPANRCSPAAPEQEVGAGQTPGVTHGNADKPQTFGQEVGASRTPVISHGNTHKPQRSGQEVGAGRTPGGSHGNADKPQTSGQEVRAGRTPGVSHGNAHKLQKSGQEVGAGRTPGLSHGNADKLRMSGQEDGIIQTGVVSTSVELVDTQAGPMGKDLVPSPVVPWPLPSDTQPTEENAGSKGARMETETPANKAEATDVSYETKLITLEAKADGNQIPEGSLEAKDQALQEEEQLLLAKIQKMTAKTSPFPVSRGKKLLIPDLKDIDGDITDPESQSQTSTGSGSSTFEKAFVDEPSHLIGSCFTVLEEVSLADAREVGIPELREAVREDKEALNREENKPVPTQQPPTFPNGRAKAPEEPCGLQTRPKNLPTGAPGSNREGSFPGAPVTGGGSAMRDPDRTSSVPPPQSGMKRGPSSHGESQQGPAQPGGPVAVGSAARPDPSEGLVSSSQSLLEWCQEMTQGYRGLKITNFSTSWRNGLAFCAILHHSTQR; this is encoded by the exons ATGTTCTCTCTCTGCAAACCCCAacctctcctccctttccttaTCCTTCATCATTCCATCATCGATCTATCATCCATCCGTCCATTCACTCATCCATCCTTCATCCATCCACTCGTCCCTCCATCTGTCCATCGGCCCCCAGTCGGTGTCAGAGGCGCTGTGAGGCCGGTGTCCGGCCCCCCTAGTCCCGCCCTTCACGCCCGGcctcccctccccatcaccccctgcccctcccctcgCCGCTCTAGACACGCCCTCTCATCCGTCCAACCGGCAGCCCCGCCTAccggaggccccgcccctcagcCCTCTCCCCGCTCCAAACACAAACCGCCCGCCGCGTCCGCCCCGCCCGCCGACGCCTCTCCTGCTTCTGGCCCCGCCTCCTCTACCGCGTCCAACCGCCTGTCCACGTTGTGCTCTGACGTCACGGCGGCCCTGGCAGCAGCTCCCCTGGCGTCGGCGgcgtcctctctctccttcccctccaccgcgcccccaccctcccccacgtCTCCGTCTCCCAAGACCTCCACGGTGGCAGCGCCCTGCTTACCCCAACCGACCGCGGCCCATCAGGGCAACGCCCCCCCGTCCACCGGGACGGCGCCCCCCCCGGCGGCTTCAGCAACCGGCCCTCACCACCTCCCTGGCTACAGAccgccttcctcctccacctccacctccacctctggcCCCCAGCTCTGGGCCCCTCCCCCTGGACCTGccgtccccccacctccccgtcCGACCTCCACCCCTCAGCCCCCGCCTCCTCTGTCGTCCCTCTCCCGCCCAAAAGCCCCCCAGTCCTCTGAGATAGCCTCAGCACCCCCCCTCAGCAGgtctctctcccagcctccctccctgcccagCATCTTCCAGCCCAGCCCAGGGACAG CCTCAGTACCTTCCCAGCAGTGCCCCCGTGAGGTGCAAAGCGGAAGTGCAGTGGAACAAATCTCTG TTCATGCTCATGTCTTCCGACCTCATGTTGTGCGGACGGTGGCtcgcccctcctctccctccccttatAACACAAACACCCCTCCGCCTGAGAGGACAGGGACAAACAGGGCCGCGGCTGTTCAGAACAAGCCGAGCTCAGGGCCAG GAGGTCAGGAGGCGTGGCCTGGATCCGACACCACAGTCCCCCCCGCTACTCTTTCTCTGATTGGCGGCGAGATCCACCCTATCCCCCTCCTGTCCAGCCCCGACCTCGACGCCCTGTGTGACCCGGAAGCCCCGCCTCTTTCCGCCTCCCTGCCCCCTCGCACAACCTCTCGCTCCACTTCCCTACTTGGCTCCTCCCCTTTCAGTCTTACTTCCTCTCAGCTTCCTGTGTCtgcccctgctcctcctactGCTGCACCTCCCCTGAGGTCCTGGCAGCCAG GATGGGCCCCCCCGTCAACCCAAGTGGATAAGAACACGAACCCGTTCGCCATGGAAGCGACCCGCGCTGGCCCGGACCCCAGGGAGTCGGAGCCTCAGCGCACCAAGGCCGACACGAGGGCGGCGAACCAGAGCGTCACGCAGGccctgcagccctcacagaccatagtggaggaggacgaggaggacccAAAGACCAGCAG TTCTGGCCAAGTCGTTTCCGAGCTGAttgtagccccgccccctccctggcCATTCGCCAGCACCGAGAGCTCCACCCCTCAGCAGCCCTCCACCAATGTGCTGGCAGCTTTTattacacccaaaaaaaacaaagaacagGCTGCCTCCAAAAAGCACAACCATAAGCCATCTGAATATTCAAAGCCGCCATTGGCTGAGCCAGAAGCAGACTTTGATGACATCATGTTGGACTCTTTAACCCGGAGTGGGCCGTCAGGAGGCTTGTTCCTGGAAGAGGAGGGCTCTAAACGAGACACGGTCAAAAGGTGTCCTCCAGG tacgAAGCTGAAGGCCGCTGAAGGCCATCCTCCCTCGGAGACTCACGCctcacaggaggagaggaggaggatgcagGAAGTgcagaaaaagaaagaagaggaagaaaggtTGAAAAAACAGAaggaggaagacagacagagggcaagggagcaggaggagacggaaatggaggaggagaagaagaggagaactctggaggaggaggagaggagagctctggagggggcggaggagaggagagctctggaggaggcggaggagaggagagctctggaggagaagaggagagtcctaaaagaggaggagaagaagagagctctagaggaagagaagaagagagctctagaggaagagaagaagagagctctagaggaagagaagaggagagctctagaggaagagaagaagagagctctagaggcagagaagaggagagctctagaggaggagaagaagagagctctagaggaagagaagaagagagctctagaggaagagaagaagagagctctagaggaagagaagaggagagctctagaggaagagaagaagagagctctagaggaagagaagaggagagctctagaggaggagaagaggagagctctagaggaggagaagaggagagctctagaggaggagaagaggagagccctggaggtggagaagaagagagctctagatgaagagaagaagaggagggcactggaggaggaggagaagaagagagctctagaggaggagaagaatagagctctagaggaggagaagaagagagctctagaggaggagaagaagagagctctagaggaggagaagaggagggctctagatgaagagaagaagaggagggcactggaggaggagaagaagaagagagctctagaggaagagaagaggagagtcctaaaagaggaggagaagaagagagctctagaggaagagaagaagagagctctagaggaagagaagaggatagctctagaggaggagaagaggagagctctagaggaagagaagaggagggctctagaggaggagaagaagaggagagctctggaggaggtggagaagaagagagctctagatgaagagaagaagaggagagctctggaggaggaggagaagaagagagctctagaagaggagaagaagaaagctctagaggaggagaagaagagagctctagaggaagagaagaagaagagagctctggaggaggagaagaagaggagagctctagaggaagaggagaagaggaaagcactggaggaggagaagaagagagctctaatggaggaggagaagatgagagaattggaggaggagaaaaggagactGCGGGCAGAGGAGGACCGGGAGcggagtgagatggagagaaggaggaaggaggaggaaaggctCCTTCAGGAAAAACAGGAGAAACAGAGATTGAAGCAAAtggaggaaaagaagaggagggaggaggaggcagcgaggaggaagagggatgaggagaggatCCTCCTAGagaagaaggagcaggaagagtgcaagagagagaaggagaggagagtggaaaAGGACAGATTGCTGAAAGAGATGAAggctgaagaggaggaggggaaaaggagagagcaggagaaaaaaaagcgGCTCCTggaagtagaggaggagaggaagaggatggaggagaaACGCTTAAAagaggaaaaggaaaaggaagagatgagaggaagagaagagaaacaGCGTCTCAAAGAGGAGCAGCGAAAACAGGAGCTGGAGAGGCTTCtgaaagaggagaaagaaatggaggagaaaaggaaaagggagggagaggagagaattaGTATAGcaaaagaggaggaagaacagCAGAGACTGCTAAAGGAAGAGGAGACAAGAACAAGACAAAAGGAAGAGaagatgagattggagaagcagcgtgtggaggaggagagaaaaaggagagaggaggagataaaaAAGAGGATCTTGAAGTCAGAGGAGACgagaaaaaggagagaggaggagacaaaaAAGAGGCttgtggaggcggaggaggacagGAAAAGGATGGAGGAGAAACGCTTGAAAGAATTAACGGAAAAGGAAGAGcgaaaacaagagagagagaggctcttgaaagaggagaaagaaagggaggagcaggaaaggaaacagagagaggaggagagaagagcgcaagaggaggagaagcagagactcctaaaggaaggagagaggaggaagagagaggaggaggagaagcagagactcctaaaggaagcagagaggatgaagagagaggaggaggagaagcagagactcctaaaggaagcagagaggatgaagagagaggaggaggagaagcagagacTCCTAAAGGAagaagagaggatgaagagagaggagaaggagagactcctaaaggaagcagagaggatgaagagagaggaggaggaggagaagcagagacTCCTAAAGGAagaagagaggatgaagagagaggagaaggagaagcagaGACTCCTAAaggaagcagagaggaggaagagagaggaggaggagaaggagagactcctaaaggaagaagagaggatgaagagagaggagaaggagagactcctaaaggaagcagagaggaggaagagagaggaggaggagaagcagagacTCCTAAAGGAAGAAGAgaggataaagagagaggagaaggagagactcctaaaggaagcagagaggaggaagagagaggaggaggagaagcagagactcctaaaggaagcagagaggatgaagagggaggaggaggagaaggagagactcctaaaggaagaagagaggatgaagagagaggagaaggagagactcctgaaggaagcagagaggaggaagagagaggaggaggagaaggagagactcctaaaggaagcagagaggatgaagagagaggaggaggagaaggagagactccTAAAGGAAGCAGAGatgatgaagagagaggaggaggagaaggagagactcctaaaggaagcagagaggaggaagagagaggaggaggagaaactcctaaaggaagcagagaggaggaagagagaggaggaggagaagcagagactcctaaaggaagcagagaggatgaagagagaggtggaggagaaggagagactcctaaaggaagcagagaggatgaagagagaggaggaggcgaagaGAGTAGAGAAGCGACGCatcgaggaggagaggaaacggCTAGAGctgaaagaaagagagcgaatTGCAACAGAGGAGAAACTTCTAGCAgagcagagggagaaggaagcgagacaggtggaggagagacaACAAGTGAAAGAGgcaaaggagagggaggatcgAAAAGCCAGGGAAGAGAGTAAAATGAAAGAAGAGGaacaagagaaaaagagaatggctgaggaggaaaggaagaagGAAGAGGCAGAGAAGAGGATCAGACAGGAGCAtcaggagaaggggaggagacagagggatgaAGATGAGGAGAGTAAGAATCCTCCTGCTCCATTGTCCAGGGTGGCGATCAACAGATCAgatgaagagaaggagaagatgagAATGATAGCTGGATCCAAGTCTACTCCTGGCATCTCAAAAATCCCTAACACCAATACCCAACAGGCTGAGGACAAAACCTCCAATCTGCTTCCTGAAGCCAGACCGGTCTGGGCTGGAATGGACGCCCACGAACG CTCGCCGAAGGAAGACGCCACCCAAAGGGACAAAGTACAGgaccttcagccaatcacagcgaaGGAGCCCGATGCCATCCCTTCCTCTGCTAAACCCTGCCCCCCGCCGGTCACAGAGCCCCCCAGGGGGCCCCAGGCCCCCCCGGCCATCAAACCCTGCCCCCCAACCGCCGCTCCGCAGAACGAGACGCCGACGGACGGCGTCATGGCGGACCCTCGGCcgtcctcagccaatcagaagcctgCACCTGAAAAGGAGGGGCCTCTGTGGGCGGccctggaggaggcgggggactccggggggggaggggggagagaggacgggagTGATGCTGTTGACGGAGG CGTCGATAAGTgtgtgaacagagaggaggtgtgtgaggcAGGCCAGCAGCCTGAGGCGTCAGTAGGCCTCATGTCTGCGGTAGTCAGGGTGTTTTACAGAGG CTTTGAGTCAGTGGCCTCCATCCTCCACTCCCATGACGCACGTCAGCCGTGCTCCTCTCCAGACGGGCCCCCGGCCCTCAGGGCCCCGGAGGGCCACGGCGTCGCCCTCTTATCCATTTCAGACCTTCCTAGTGTCTCTGAGACGGACACGAGTCCACTTTCTCTCCCTGAGGTGGACATTATGCCCCCGGCTGCTTTTGGGGACATCATAAAGGGACAACCAATTGGTGGAGAGAAGCAACCCAAGGTTGAACTGTCGTTGGCTGTTAATAGTACAGGGAAGTCACCCAATCAGGGGATGGAGACTTCTGGTCTGGTGGCCCGTCTGAGGCTGGCTGCCAGcgaggcagagcgggagagggaggaaagggaaatagaggggaggaaagagaaggaagaagaaggaaagggagaagagggggagagggcagtTTTCGGGACGAAAGAGAAAATGCAAGAAACTGAACAGAGCCAGGGATGGCTAGAAATAGGAGGCAAAGAGAGGCAACATATGAAAGGAGGCCGAGAGGAAAGTCAGCAGGTGAGGAAAGAGGAGCATGATGAGGATCAGACAAAGAGAGGAAGacacaggggggaggagagggaggggggaagggggaagttGGAGAGACAGGGAAATGAAGGGACAATGTTTTCATCTGTGTCTCTCAAGCACAACAGCCAATCAGGTGCTTGTCCTCCACTTAAAGAGGTGGAGTTTGAGGAAATAGCACATGAGGAAAGGCTTGACACAGACAAATCCAAAGACAGATCTGGTCCCAAGTCATTGACCAAGACTGATCTGAAAGACACAGGTTCAGCTGGTAAGAGAGATCAGGTCCCAGAGGAAGGCAAGCCCAAAGTTCAGCGGCCCGATGGAGCCTCTCACGTCTCCGCGGATGAAGCATGCGAAGTCCCTCCTCCAAAACTGGCAAAAAGAGCGAATTCAGCGCTGCAAGCCGTCCCCGTgtggatgagagaggaggacagcgaGGAGCTGGAGTACGAGACGGGACAGGAGGACATCGGCACCGTCTGGTCAGCTGAGCTGtacatggagggaggggg cGTGGCGGATCTGTCCGTGACCCAGGCTGCACCAGGTGGTTCTGCCGGGCCTCCTCCCACGGTCATCCCACAACCTCTGCTCCACGGCTCAGCTGTCAATCAACCAAAGGCATTCAGGGAATCTGTCTCTTTGAAGATTCAGGCTCTGCCGGCCAATCGGTGCTCCCCGGCCGCGCCAGAACAGGAAGTAGGAGCTGGTCAGACACCGGGCGTCACCCACGGTAACGCTGACAAGCCACAGACGTTTGGACAGGAAGTAGGAGCTAGTCGGACACCGGTCATCTCCCACGGTAACACTCATAAGCCGCAGAGGTCGGGACAGGAGGTAGGAGCTGGTCGGACACCGGGCGGCTCACACGGTAACGCTGACAAGCCACAGACGTCGGGACAGGAAGTAAGAGCTGGTCGGACACCGGGCGTCTCCCACGGTAACGCTCACAAACTGCAGAAGTCGGGACAGGAAGTAGGAGCTGGTCGGACACCGGGCCTCTCCCACGGTAACGCTGACAAGCTGCGGATGTCGGGACAGGAAGATGGCATAATTCAAACGGGCGTGGTTTCCACTTCCGTTGAGTTGGTGGACACGCAGGCCGGTCCGATGGGAAAGGACCTGGTCCCATCGCCTGTAGTaccctggcccctcccctcaGATACACAACCCACCGAGGAGAACGCCGGCTCAAAGGGTGCCAGGATGGAAACGGAGACACCTGCCAACAAGGCAGAAGCGACTGACGTGTCTTACGAGACCAAACTTATTACCCTTGAAGCAAAGGCTGACGGGAACCAAATCCCTGAGGGGAGCCTTGAGGCCAAAGACCAGGCACTCCAGGAAGAAGAACAGCTCCTATTGGCTAAGATCCAGAAGATGACAGCCAAAACATCACCTTTCCCAGTGTCTCGAGGCAAAAAGCTCCTCATACCCGACCTCAAAGATATCGACGGTGACATCACAGACCCTGAGAGCCAATCCCAAACCAGCACTGGCTCTGGAAGCTCCACTTTCGAAAAAGCTTTTGTCGACGAGCCGTCGCATTTGATTGGTTCATGCTTCACCGTGCTTGAGGAAGTTTCATTGGCTGATGCTAGAGAGGTAGGGATCCCAGAACTAAGAGAGGCAGTCCGAGAAGATAAGGAGGCATTGAACCGGGAAGAAAACAAACCAGT GCCCACCCAGCAGCCCCCCACCTTTCCAAACGGCAGAGCGAAGGCACCTGAGGAGCCATGCGGGCTTCAGACTCGACCTAAGAACCTGCCCACCGGCGCTCCGGGATCCAATCGGGAGGGTTCCTTTCCCGGCGCTCCAGTTACCGGGGGGGGGTCAGCGATGCGTGACCCAGACAGAACCTCTTccgttcctcctcctcaaaGCGGAATGAAGAGGGGCCCTTCCTCCCACGGGGAGTCACAGCAAGGCCCCGCTCAGCCTGGAGGACCGGTGGCAGTGGGGTCCGCCGCCAGGCCGGACCCTTCAGAG ggGCTGGTGAGCTCCAGTCAGTCTCTGCTAGAGTGGTGTCAAGAGATGACCCAGGGCTACCGGGGGTTAAAGATCACCAACTTCAGCACCTCCTGGAGGAACGGGTTGGCCTTCTGTGCCATCCTGCATCACTCCACCCAGAGATGa